The Candidatus Limnocylindrales bacterium genome includes the window CCTGCTTTTTGCTGCAGGAACCTTTGCAGCCAGCGGGTCCCTTCAACTTTCCTCCTTATTGATTCTCCTCAGCATTGCTGCAATAGCCGGTGATACGGTAAACTACTGGATAGGAAACTTTCTAGGCCCCAAGGTCTTCGGTCGTTTTTTAAATCAAGAGTATTTACATCGGACCGAGCGGTTTTATGAAAAGTACGGAGCGAAAACGATCATTTTAGCAAGATTCGTTCCAATTATCAGAACCTTTGCTCCCTTTGTGGCGGGGATTGGAAAGATGAATTACGGGCGATTTATCAGCTACAACGTGATAGGCGGAGTTGCCTGGGTTTTCATTTGTGTTTTTGCAGGCTACTTCTTCGGTAATATTCCCATCGTCCAAAAGAACTTTACCCTGGTTATTCTGGCTATTATTTTCATCTCAATTCTGCCTGGTCTCATTGAGGTCTGGCGTCAGCGCCAGCAAGTAAGTAGCCACCAGTAGTCGTTGAGGGAAATCCTGTCCGGTTAAATCTAAATAAGTGTTCTGCTTTCCCTTACCCCCGCACCCCATATGCGCCGGGTTAAGCTGCAAAGCTCCGTCAGGAGTGAACAATGGGGTAGCCCTCGACTTACGTCGAGGGATTCAGAAATGGAGCAGTCCACCCTAACCCTCTCCCCCTCTTCCCCCGCCAGCGAGGGGAAGGGAGGGTCGGCCTGCTTGAAGGCCCGCAAGGTACTAAAGGTACTATTTAAAGGGTTCAAAAGCTACGGCTCCGAAGCTTATGCCGGGAATTCCCAGGGCGGCTCCTTCTTCGTCATCATAAATATCAAATCTGTCAATATCTTGAGGGGTCGTGTGATCCCAGGTATTATTCCTGGCTTGAATGGGGTTAGGGGTGGTATTCCGAAGATCAAAGGTAATGTTTCCCTGAAGAACATTACCTCCCGAGCTTCCTCCTGAACCTCCTCCCAGGTCGGCGTTGGCATTTCCCTCGATGCGTACCCCATCTTGGGTGTTATTGGTAATGGTATTTCCACTGAGGGTCGGCGAGGAATTATCCTG containing:
- a CDS encoding DedA family protein codes for the protein MELIKHFIDIFLHLDVHLNTVIQEYGILTYLLLYLIVFCETGLVVTPILPGDSLLFAAGTFAASGSLQLSSLLILLSIAAIAGDTVNYWIGNFLGPKVFGRFLNQEYLHRTERFYEKYGAKTIILARFVPIIRTFAPFVAGIGKMNYGRFISYNVIGGVAWVFICVFAGYFFGNIPIVQKNFTLVILAIIFISILPGLIEVWRQRQQVSSHQ